The sequence below is a genomic window from Setaria italica strain Yugu1 chromosome IV, Setaria_italica_v2.0, whole genome shotgun sequence.
GAGTACTTGATGAACTCTGATTGTCATAGTCTTAAAATCTGGCTTTAGCTTTGATGTGCTTTCTTTAGTTTCCCAAAATAGACGGATGTATGCTGAACTTATTTGTTATTATACTTCTGTAACACAATACTGCTCAGGTTTGCCTTTTACATTTATGTGCTGCGCGCGCATCACAGTCTGCTAAAAAATGGCTGAAAGAGTGGAACTGCAACATCCAAGGGATTACATAAACGCTAAGTAGTCCTGCTACCATTCTGCTTTGCAGGCTCCATTTATTCAGCAATAAGTGTTACTTCGAAAGCCGGGAAATGTTATGTACAATCCTTGAGCTAGGCTGCCTTGACAGATGTTGGACTTCAGAGATCACTGGGTGATAGGCAGCTCATTCTCCCTCCAAGAAGAAAATCCACCAGCGATGTCGGTCACAGCGGTGAAGCCCTGAAAAATGGTTGCAAGAGAGAAAACAGCACAAACCACGTAAATCTATGGGCCGGTTGTTGGTTGTGCTAGAATAGATACGATGGGCCGGGGGAGATCATGCTTACAGCAGAGCAGAGCTCAGTCGCTGCCATGAGAGATCTCTTGCCACTTTGGCATCCCTGGAAATAAAGACTCGAAAGTTTCAGATACATATAGATAAAACAACTGAAAAAAACAAGAAGTTAATTATTTGGACACCGTAATGTATTCAGTAAGACGTACAACGATGATCTCATCATCCTTGCCGAATATCCTTGACACTTGCTCAAGAAAGTGCGTATTTTTCGTCATTCCTTTGagtgccaggaagaagaaaaaaaattcagatgcGCAACTTAACCACAGTTAAACATTGGTCAACTGAAACTGTCAGTATGCTCATCGGTTGATCGTagaaaagaaataataaaaggAATTGCCACACAACCGAAAAGGGAAAAGTGATGTACATCAGTAGTGACTAGTGAGTCAGTAATTTTAAAGGTGTGTCCTGATGACTCCAATTCTGAAATGGACTCGATCTATAGTTGGCAAACACGAGTCCACGACTATACTAGACTGTATCTGCTTGATGAAGCAAGATGTCTCCATGCACAAAGTTATCGGTAGCAGTAAGGATTACAGCATACCCAGCTAGTTTTGAGAATCAACGACGACAGATCATGGAGATGATCACTGTCACAATCTCAACTAAAACAGGACACACAAACACAAGACAAAACAGCGGGCATTACCTGAGCCGGTCTTGTTCATGTAGGGGATATTTACAGCTCCTTCGGGATGCCCAGCGCTGAACTCACCCTCGGTTCTGCAGAAATCGGCAAGCAAAGAAAGTTCACTTGCTGCTGTTGGTAAAGAAAAAAGTTCAGTCGAGTTACTTCAATGTTTGCCTGAATAacgatatgtttttttttataggGAAATTATAACAACAAGTGAATAACACAGAGTCGCAGAATTAGTCTAGCTCTGAAAAGCTGTTCCCCTCGACCTCTCTCTGCCGCGCCGTGGCCCCGTCCGGCGTCCGGCGGCGACATGGACTTTGCCGTTGGCGGAAGCGGACCTGCAGCCGTAGCTGCCATGCGTCCCCTAGTCTGGCTGGCCCGGCCATGGAAACAGGGCCGGATAATATAATGTGTGGTTGTAAGCTGCGTGCGTACCTGACGTCGAGGTATCGGTGTCCGGCCTGCTGCAGCTCGTACGCGACGCGCACCGGCACGGACCGCGGCGGCACCTCGACGTCGGATCCGGAGCGCAGCGCCtcggcgccgtcgacgccgcACCTGGATCGTATCGGTGCGGGAGGAGATCGAGCAAGTTAAGATGGTGGCAACGGCGGGCATCATCAGCTGGGCAGGAAGCCGAGGAATAGCAGCTGCAGGTAGCGGCGACTAATTAACCTGACGCCGGCGACGCGGAGCGACGTCCTCCTGGTGGCCGCCACGGAgcgaggcggagcagctcgTGCGGCGCCACCACCGTGCCGCCGCAGGGGCCTGCGAATGGAAGCGTTCAGAGGCGACGCGGTGAGTCGAAGTGGGTGGATGGGATGGAGCGGAGGCGCACCTGGTGGCGTGGGACGGGAGCTGGGCGAGGAGGGGCGCTGCCGGGAGGGAGGTCGCCATTGCTTTCTTGCTCTTCCTCTGCAACTGCAATGGGTAGCTGTTGTAGTGTTGTTGGATGCAGGGCAGCAGAGTACACCCCACACTAGTAATCTGTAAGCTGTTGTGCTGGCGGTGTGATCGGCATGGGAGATGCACGCTTTTGAATCATGGGTTATTTTTGGTTGGAAGTTCGGAAGGTTTCGCTCACCTGTCAACCGACTCTTCCCTCACCTGACGACCACTGAGACACACTACTCGTAGGTGTTCCGTTTCTACGGGCATCGGGACTGCATGGCTCGATCGATCGGTGGAATTTGCACTGACAGTACAGATCGACATCGGATTACTGGATGAGAGATACGGTGCAGGTGTGATACGTGCCATGCAGAATGCCGGGAAAGTGGTGGCGGATGAGGACCAGACTCAGCATCGTGTGTGAAGCTGGGCGGCATGGGGGAGTGGGGCCGGCCTGGTAGCTGATGACGAAGCGACAGCAAAGCAGGCATCAACATGCATGCACGGATGGATAGAGGCTGTCTCTCCGGATAAGAAGGACAGGACATTTGATCCTGCCACGTATGTTTTCTGGCGGTCTTGATGTGGGACGCTCTCGGGATGCGGAGGGTCATAACTATTTTTTCGTTATATCTTAGTTATTGTCAATAAAATAAACTGCGTATGTCCggatctagaaaaaaaatg
It includes:
- the LOC101771623 gene encoding thiosulfate sulfurtransferase 16, chloroplastic is translated as MATSLPAAPLLAQLPSHATRPLRRHGGGAARAAPPRSVAATRRTSLRVAGVRCGVDGAEALRSGSDVEVPPRSVPVRVAYELQQAGHRYLDVRTEGEFSAGHPEGAVNIPYMNKTGSGMTKNTHFLEQVSRIFGKDDEIIVGCQSGKRSLMAATELCSAGFTAVTDIAGGFSSWRENELPITQ